The segment ATGCCGCGCGGGAGGCCGCCATGGTGCGTCTCCGCCCCGTGTTGACGACCGCTCTCGTTGCAAGCCTCGGTTTCGTGCCGATGGCCCTGGCGACCGGTTCCGGCGCGGAGGTCCAGCGGCCCCTGGCCACCGTGGTGATAGGAGGGCTGGTCAGCTCGACCCTTCTCACGCTTGTCGTGGTCCCGGCGCTCTACCGCTGGTTCGCGCCTCGAATGCCGGCCAGCGGAATCTGAAGGAGGAGTGACTCACGTGAAGGAGATCAAGGCCCTGATCCAACCGTCCAAGCTCTATGATGTCGTGATGGCACTTCACAGAATCCCGTCGATGCCTGGTTTCATCACCTCGGACATACGCGGATTCCCGCGTGGCCATGCAGATCCTGAATCCCAGAGCCACGGGATCGATGCGATCGACAGCTTCGAGATGATGAAGGTGGAGTGCGTCGTCCCCGATAGCCTTGCTCCACTTGTGGTGGAGACGATTGCCCGCGTAGCTCGTACGGGGTACTCTCGCGACGGGAGAATTATCATCAGTGCCGTCGAGGACGCCGTCAAAATCCGTACTGGCCAGCACGGCGAGGAGGCGGTCTGAAAGCCGAGTCCG is part of the Candidatus Polarisedimenticolia bacterium genome and harbors:
- a CDS encoding P-II family nitrogen regulator — protein: MKEIKALIQPSKLYDVVMALHRIPSMPGFITSDIRGFPRGHADPESQSHGIDAIDSFEMMKVECVVPDSLAPLVVETIARVARTGYSRDGRIIISAVEDAVKIRTGQHGEEAV